In Centropristis striata isolate RG_2023a ecotype Rhode Island chromosome 5, C.striata_1.0, whole genome shotgun sequence, a single genomic region encodes these proteins:
- the nkain5 gene encoding sodium/potassium-transporting ATPase subunit beta-1-interacting protein 3, with protein sequence MGCCSARCTLILLCCLQLITALERQVFDFLGYQWAPIMVNFFHILMVILGLFGVIQYRSRFVVMYLLWTLLWVGWNVFVSCLYLDLGGLSKDSDILSLGVSSHHSWWKDNGPGCESAGLPSAGWQNQKNPELTTVLSCWLEYQYIEILHCIVQLLVSLPGFVYACYVVSSFSEEEDSFNFIGEFHHPSKPSQLFF encoded by the exons atggGCTGCTGCTCTGCACGGTGCACGCTGATCCTCCTGTGTTGTCTGCAGTTG ATAACTGCGCTGGAGCGGCAGGTGTTTGACTTCCTGGGCTACCAGTGGGCTCCCATCATGGTCAACTTCTTCCACATCCTCATGGTCATCCTCGGCCTGTTCGGTGTCATCCAGTACAGATCACGCTTTGTCGTCATG TACCTGCTGTGGACGCTGCTGTGGGTCGGCTGGAATGTCTTTGTTAGCTGTCTCTACTTGGATTTGGGAGGGCTTTCAAAG GACAGTGATATTCTCTCTCTGGGAGTATCGTCACATCATTCGTGGTGGAAGGACAACGGGCCGGGGTGTGAGAGCGCTGGCCTTCCCTCCGCTGGGTGGCAGAACCAGAAAAACCCCGAGCTGaccacagtgctgagctgctggCTGGAATACCAGTACATCGAGATCCTGCACTGCATCGTCCAGCTCCTCGTATCT CTCCCAGGATTTGTTTATGCCTGCTACGTCGTCAGCTCTTTCTCAGAAGAGGAAGACAGCT ttaatttcaTTGGTGAATTTCATCATCCATCCAAACCCTCTCAGTTGTTCTTCTAG